In Sphingomonas sp. SORGH_AS_0950, the following are encoded in one genomic region:
- a CDS encoding ABC transporter permease, translating to MSSQPPIGEIHSAVRAAPGEPVIRNINWGGLRTLYIKEVRRFFKVQLQTIWAPSVTTLLYIIIFTTALGGRHAVPVAGMQVPFADFIAPGLIVMGMMNNAFANASFSLLVGKIQGTIVDYLMPPLSTAELLAALVGGAVTRAVLVGVTVWAAMAIWPGVHVTPHAFFAVLWFGLLGSVFLALLGVLTSIWAEKFDHAAAVTNFVVVPLSLLSGTFYSVDGLAPAFRAISHANPFFYMISGFRYGFLGLADSPVTLGGAIVLGIDVAMAVLCYVLLRKGWKLKN from the coding sequence ATGAGCAGCCAGCCCCCAATCGGCGAAATCCACTCGGCGGTGCGCGCCGCCCCTGGTGAGCCCGTGATCCGGAACATCAACTGGGGAGGCCTGCGAACCCTCTATATCAAGGAGGTGCGCCGGTTCTTCAAGGTGCAGCTCCAGACGATCTGGGCGCCGTCGGTCACGACCCTGCTTTACATCATCATTTTCACCACCGCGCTGGGCGGGCGTCATGCCGTGCCGGTGGCGGGGATGCAGGTGCCGTTCGCCGATTTCATCGCGCCGGGCCTGATCGTCATGGGGATGATGAACAACGCCTTCGCCAATGCCAGCTTTTCGCTGCTGGTCGGCAAGATCCAGGGCACGATCGTCGACTATCTGATGCCGCCGCTGTCCACCGCCGAGCTGCTGGCCGCGCTGGTCGGCGGCGCGGTGACGCGCGCGGTGCTGGTCGGGGTGACCGTCTGGGCGGCGATGGCGATCTGGCCGGGCGTCCATGTGACGCCGCACGCCTTTTTCGCGGTGCTGTGGTTCGGCCTGCTGGGTTCGGTGTTCCTGGCGCTGCTGGGCGTGCTGACCTCGATCTGGGCGGAGAAGTTCGACCATGCCGCCGCCGTCACCAATTTCGTGGTCGTGCCGCTGTCGCTGCTGTCGGGCACCTTCTATTCGGTCGATGGCCTAGCCCCGGCGTTCCGCGCGATCAGCCATGCCAACCCGTTCTTCTATATGATCTCGGGCTTTCGCTACGGCTTTCTGGGGCTGGCCGATTCGCCGGTGACGCTGGGCGGCGCGATCGTGCTGGGCATCGACGTCGCGATGGCGGTGCTATGCTATGTGCTGTTGCGCAAAGGCTGGAAGCTTAAAAATTAA
- the queE gene encoding 7-carboxy-7-deazaguanine synthase: MSYAVKEMFLTLQGEGVQAGRRAVFVRFAGCNLWSGREQDRASAICRFCDTDFVGVDGLGGGRFADAAALVAAVEGFWGTTRDQRFVVLTGGEPMLQVDDALVEALHAAGFFIAIESNGTIAAHPGIDWVCISPKAGSQVVQRSGQELKLVWPQTGIDPAEVEGWDFANHLLQPLDDPRAEANREACIAMVMERPRWRLTLQTHKMLGLR, encoded by the coding sequence ATGAGCTATGCCGTCAAGGAGATGTTCCTGACGCTCCAGGGCGAGGGGGTGCAGGCGGGGCGGCGCGCGGTGTTCGTGCGCTTTGCCGGGTGCAACCTGTGGTCGGGGCGCGAGCAGGACCGGGCGAGCGCGATCTGCCGCTTCTGCGACACCGATTTCGTCGGGGTCGACGGCCTGGGCGGCGGGCGCTTCGCCGATGCGGCGGCACTGGTCGCGGCGGTCGAGGGTTTCTGGGGCACGACGCGCGACCAGCGCTTCGTCGTGCTGACCGGGGGCGAGCCGATGCTGCAGGTCGACGACGCGCTGGTCGAGGCGCTGCATGCGGCGGGGTTCTTCATCGCGATCGAGAGCAATGGGACGATCGCGGCGCATCCGGGCATCGACTGGGTGTGCATCAGCCCCAAGGCGGGGTCGCAGGTCGTCCAGCGCTCGGGGCAGGAATTGAAGCTGGTCTGGCCCCAAACGGGGATCGACCCGGCGGAGGTCGAAGGCTGGGACTTCGCCAACCATTTGCTCCAGCCGCTCGACGATCCGCGCGCGGAGGCGAATCGCGAGGCGTGCATCGCCATGGTCATGGAGCGGCCGCGCTGGCGGTTGACGTTGCAGACCCACAAGATGCTGGGGTTGCGGTAA
- a CDS encoding LytTR family DNA-binding domain-containing protein yields MTIRTILVDDEPLAIQGLEIRLQAHEDVEIIERCSNGREAIRAIKTHKPDLVFLDIQMPGFDGFSVIQGLMEVEPPLFVFVTAYSDHALRAFEAQAVDYLMKPVEEARLADTLDRVRQRLNEKRGAGEVEKLKEVLAEHAPEAVADLNEGGEVAASRFEKLINIKDRGQIFRVDVDTIEMIEAAGDYMVINTGDNSLVLRETMKDLEKRLDPRRFQRVHRSTIVNLDLVKQVKPHTNGECFLLLESGAQVKVSRSYRDVVARFVH; encoded by the coding sequence ATGACCATCCGTACCATCCTCGTCGACGACGAGCCCCTGGCGATCCAGGGACTGGAGATCCGTCTCCAGGCGCACGAAGACGTCGAGATCATCGAGCGCTGCTCGAACGGGCGCGAAGCGATCCGCGCGATCAAGACGCACAAGCCCGACCTCGTCTTCCTCGACATCCAGATGCCCGGTTTCGATGGTTTCTCGGTGATCCAGGGGCTGATGGAGGTCGAACCGCCCTTGTTCGTCTTCGTCACCGCCTATTCCGACCATGCCCTGCGCGCGTTCGAGGCGCAGGCGGTCGACTATCTGATGAAGCCGGTCGAGGAGGCACGACTCGCCGACACGCTCGACCGCGTGCGCCAGCGGCTGAACGAGAAGCGCGGCGCGGGCGAGGTCGAGAAGCTGAAGGAAGTGCTCGCCGAGCATGCTCCCGAAGCGGTCGCCGACCTGAACGAAGGCGGCGAGGTCGCCGCCAGCCGCTTCGAGAAGCTCATCAACATCAAGGATCGCGGCCAGATCTTCCGCGTCGATGTTGACACGATCGAGATGATCGAGGCGGCGGGCGATTACATGGTGATCAACACCGGCGACAATTCGCTGGTCCTGCGCGAGACGATGAAGGACCTGGAAAAGCGACTCGACCCCCGCCGGTTCCAGCGGGTGCATCGTTCGACCATCGTCAACCTGGACCTGGTCAAGCAGGTCAAGCCGCACACCAATGGGGAATGCTTCCTGCTGCTCGAGTCGGGCGCGCAGGTGAAGGTCTCGCGCAGCTACCGCGACGTGGTGGCGCGGTTCGTTCACTAA
- the ligA gene encoding NAD-dependent DNA ligase LigA translates to MTALPALPQTDLEAAADLEALAREIAHHNRLYHTEDAPEISDADYDALVRRNAAIEAAFPHLVRSDSPSVQVGAAPAAHLAKVAHARPMTSLDNAFTDEEVEEFVGRVRRYLKLPEDEPVTLTAEPKIDGLSCSLRYVDGRLVQALTRGDGAIGEDVTENVRTIADIPQTIPAPGVFEVRGEVYMSKADFAALNAKLAQEAAETGKEARQFANPRNAAAGSLRQKNPAITAGRPLRFLAHGWGEASEVAVDSQFEMVETWRRWGFPIADAFARVPDAAAALAIYRTIEAQRADLPFDIDGVVYKVDRLDWQARLGIVGRTPRWAIAHKFPAERAQTTLERIDIQVGRTGALTPVARLEPVTVGGVVVTNATLHNADEIERLGVRPGDRVVLQRAGDVIPQIVENLTRDVAREPFVFPDHCPECGSLATREEGEVVIRCTGGLICPAQRVERLIHFVSRHAFDITGLGLVRIEDFFRDGLIASPADIFRLHRHREALIARERMSELVVDKLLAAIDARRDISLDRFLFALGIRHVGEITARDLARRFVSMAGFRAMIDAALQVRAETVPALGEPERKFELRRQRAIVAAIDTPQIGPEVADALLDFFAEEHNRAVVDDLLGEVTPADTVHQTRESEVTGKTLVFTGTLETLSRDEAKAQAEALGARVSGSVSAKTDLVIAGPGAGSKLKKAQDLGIRVIDEAAWNDLVASS, encoded by the coding sequence GTGACTGCCCTCCCCGCCCTGCCGCAAACCGATCTCGAAGCCGCCGCCGATCTGGAGGCGCTCGCCCGCGAGATCGCGCATCATAACCGCCTCTATCACACCGAGGACGCGCCCGAGATTTCGGACGCCGACTATGACGCGCTGGTCCGCCGCAACGCCGCGATCGAGGCGGCCTTCCCCCATCTGGTCCGCAGCGACTCGCCCAGCGTCCAGGTCGGCGCCGCCCCCGCCGCGCATCTGGCCAAGGTCGCGCATGCCCGGCCGATGACCAGCCTCGACAATGCCTTCACCGACGAAGAGGTCGAGGAATTCGTCGGCCGCGTCCGCCGCTATCTGAAGCTGCCCGAGGACGAGCCCGTCACGCTGACCGCCGAGCCCAAGATCGACGGCCTGTCCTGTTCGCTCCGCTATGTCGACGGACGGCTGGTCCAGGCGCTGACCCGCGGCGACGGCGCGATCGGCGAGGACGTGACCGAGAATGTCCGCACCATCGCCGACATCCCCCAGACCATCCCCGCGCCGGGCGTGTTCGAGGTGCGCGGCGAGGTCTATATGAGCAAGGCCGATTTCGCCGCGCTCAACGCCAAGCTGGCGCAGGAGGCGGCCGAGACGGGCAAGGAGGCGCGCCAGTTCGCCAATCCGCGCAACGCCGCCGCCGGATCGCTGCGCCAGAAGAACCCCGCGATCACGGCGGGCCGTCCCCTGCGTTTCCTGGCGCATGGCTGGGGCGAGGCGAGCGAGGTCGCGGTCGACAGCCAGTTCGAGATGGTCGAGACCTGGCGCCGCTGGGGCTTTCCTATCGCCGACGCCTTTGCCCGCGTGCCCGATGCCGCCGCCGCGCTGGCCATCTATCGCACGATCGAGGCGCAGCGAGCCGACCTGCCCTTCGACATCGACGGCGTGGTCTACAAGGTCGACCGGCTCGACTGGCAGGCGCGGCTCGGCATCGTCGGGCGCACCCCCCGCTGGGCGATCGCACACAAATTCCCCGCCGAGCGCGCGCAGACCACGCTGGAGCGGATCGACATCCAGGTCGGCCGCACCGGCGCGCTGACCCCGGTCGCGCGGCTGGAGCCGGTGACGGTCGGCGGCGTGGTCGTGACCAATGCGACGCTGCACAATGCCGACGAGATCGAGCGGCTGGGGGTGCGCCCCGGCGACCGCGTCGTCCTGCAACGCGCGGGCGACGTCATCCCGCAGATCGTCGAGAACCTGACCCGCGACGTGGCCCGCGAGCCCTTCGTCTTCCCCGATCACTGCCCCGAATGCGGCAGTCTGGCGACTCGCGAGGAGGGCGAGGTCGTCATCCGCTGCACCGGCGGGCTGATCTGCCCGGCGCAGCGCGTCGAACGCCTGATCCATTTCGTCTCGCGCCATGCCTTCGACATCACCGGGCTGGGCCTGGTGCGGATCGAGGATTTCTTCCGCGACGGCCTGATCGCCTCGCCCGCCGACATCTTCCGGCTGCACCGGCACCGCGAGGCGCTGATCGCGCGCGAGCGCATGTCCGAACTGGTGGTCGACAAGCTGCTGGCGGCGATCGACGCGCGGCGCGACATATCGCTCGACCGTTTCCTCTTCGCGCTGGGCATCCGCCATGTCGGCGAGATCACCGCGCGCGATCTGGCGCGGCGCTTCGTCTCGATGGCGGGCTTCCGCGCGATGATCGATGCCGCGCTTCAGGTCCGGGCCGAAACGGTGCCCGCGCTGGGCGAGCCCGAGCGCAAGTTCGAGTTGCGCCGCCAGCGCGCCATCGTCGCCGCGATCGACACGCCCCAGATCGGCCCCGAAGTCGCCGATGCGCTGCTCGACTTCTTCGCCGAGGAGCATAACCGCGCGGTCGTCGACGACCTGCTGGGCGAGGTGACGCCCGCCGACACCGTTCACCAGACCCGCGAGTCGGAGGTCACCGGCAAGACGCTGGTCTTCACCGGCACGCTCGAAACCCTGTCGCGCGACGAGGCCAAGGCCCAGGCGGAGGCGCTGGGCGCGCGCGTCTCGGGATCGGTCTCGGCCAAGACCGACCTGGTCATCGCCGGGCCGGGCGCCGGATCGAAGCTGAAAAAGGCGCAGGACCTGGGCATCCGGGTGATCGACGAAGCCGCCTGGAACGATCTGGTCGCATCCAGCTGA
- the recN gene encoding DNA repair protein RecN → MLTALSIRDVVLIEALDLDFGQGLGVLTGETGAGKSILLDALGLALGGRGDSGLVRHGAGQAIVTASFEPPAPDSRLATILDDAGIAVEPGEPLIVRRQVKADGGSRGFVNSQPASAALLREIAPFLVEIHGQHDDRGLLNPRGHRMMLDSFGRIDTGAVAAAWTKLREAETALATAREEIETAARDREWLEHAVAELTKLAPEPGEEESLADRRRTMQRSEKIAGELSAIEDHLQGSDGALAGLRQAARVLERIGEDHPALAEALAAIDRAVIEASLAEERLADAHRELAYDPRALEEDEARLFELRGMARKHRVQPDDLAELTEQLRGRLERLDAGEEGIGRLEAAVATARASYDKAAAQISTARAAAAERLDQAVKSELAPLKLDAARFRTVVATVEPSGWSAAGKDRVEFEISTNPGAPFAPLMKIASGGELSRFILALKVALAEEGGATTMIFDEIDRGVGGAVASAIGDRLHRLARRTQLLVVTHSPQVAARGAAHLLIAKSHDGTVTRTGVRALSEAERREEIARMLSGATITDEARAQADRLLETL, encoded by the coding sequence ATGCTGACCGCGCTGTCCATCCGTGATGTCGTGCTGATCGAGGCGCTCGACCTCGATTTCGGCCAAGGCCTGGGCGTCCTGACGGGCGAGACGGGCGCCGGTAAATCCATCCTGCTCGACGCGCTGGGCCTGGCCCTTGGCGGGCGCGGCGACAGCGGCCTTGTCCGCCATGGCGCGGGCCAGGCGATCGTCACCGCCAGCTTCGAGCCCCCCGCCCCCGACAGCCGCCTCGCCACGATCCTCGACGATGCGGGCATCGCGGTCGAGCCGGGCGAGCCGCTGATCGTCCGCCGCCAGGTCAAGGCCGATGGCGGCAGCCGGGGCTTCGTCAACAGCCAGCCCGCCTCCGCCGCGCTGCTGCGCGAGATCGCGCCCTTCCTGGTCGAGATCCACGGCCAGCATGACGATCGCGGACTGCTGAACCCGCGCGGCCACCGGATGATGCTCGACAGTTTCGGGCGGATCGACACCGGCGCGGTCGCCGCCGCCTGGACGAAGCTGCGCGAGGCGGAGACGGCGCTGGCCACCGCGCGCGAGGAGATCGAGACGGCGGCGCGCGACCGCGAATGGCTGGAACATGCGGTCGCCGAACTCACCAAGCTCGCCCCCGAACCGGGCGAGGAGGAATCGCTGGCCGACCGGCGGCGCACCATGCAGCGTTCGGAAAAGATCGCGGGCGAATTGTCCGCGATCGAGGACCATTTGCAGGGCTCCGACGGCGCGCTGGCGGGACTTCGCCAGGCGGCCCGTGTGCTGGAGCGGATCGGCGAGGATCACCCCGCGCTGGCCGAGGCGCTGGCCGCCATCGACCGCGCGGTGATCGAGGCGTCGCTGGCCGAGGAGCGGCTGGCCGATGCGCATCGCGAGCTCGCCTACGATCCCCGCGCGCTGGAGGAGGACGAGGCCCGGCTGTTCGAGCTGCGCGGCATGGCGCGCAAGCACCGGGTCCAGCCCGACGACCTGGCCGAACTGACCGAACAGCTGCGCGGGCGGCTGGAGCGGCTGGATGCGGGCGAAGAAGGGATCGGTCGGCTGGAGGCCGCCGTCGCGACCGCGCGCGCGTCCTATGACAAGGCCGCGGCCCAGATTTCCACGGCGCGCGCCGCCGCCGCCGAACGGCTGGATCAGGCGGTGAAGAGCGAACTCGCCCCGCTCAAGCTGGACGCCGCGCGGTTCCGCACCGTGGTCGCCACCGTCGAGCCGTCCGGCTGGTCGGCAGCGGGCAAGGATCGGGTCGAGTTCGAGATTTCGACCAACCCCGGCGCGCCCTTCGCCCCGCTGATGAAGATCGCCAGCGGCGGCGAATTGTCGCGTTTCATCCTGGCGCTGAAGGTCGCGCTGGCCGAGGAAGGCGGCGCGACGACGATGATCTTCGACGAGATCGATCGCGGCGTCGGCGGCGCGGTCGCCTCCGCGATCGGCGACCGGCTGCACCGGCTGGCGCGGCGGACCCAGTTGCTGGTCGTGACCCACAGCCCGCAGGTGGCGGCGCGCGGCGCGGCGCATCTGCTGATCGCCAAGAGCCATGACGGCACCGTCACCCGCACCGGGGTCCGCGCCTTGAGCGAGGCGGAACGGCGCGAGGAGATTGCCCGGATGCTGTCGGGTGCGACGATCACCGACGAAGCCCGCGCCCAGGCCGACCGACTGCTCGAAACGCTGTAG
- a CDS encoding sensor histidine kinase, whose product MATHSPVATSTASPAASDQLSVRPFFENKARAFWILQAVGWSGYLVQRSVVGVSNGFSLEKIIPVIIEAILGYCITLLLSTLYGYYRRLPRIAGVFLTLATLAAATFLYAALNAFSFSFITTTQPGVTVSLLIGNLFITFEVLAGWSALYFAINYYLIVEHQIDEMRALEHQASSAQLAMLRYQLNPHFLFNTLNSISTLVLLKQTERANAMLSRLSAFLRYTLANEPTAHVTVAQEVETLKLYLEIEKMRFEDRLRPSFEIDPRAERARLPSLLLQPLVENAIKYAVTPQEEGADIRVDVRLVGQRVRIAVSDTGPGLHEVRHSSSVSTGVGLSNIRERLAQAYGPDHRFESRSAPAGGFSVEIEIPFQLENVNREAA is encoded by the coding sequence ATGGCCACCCATTCGCCCGTCGCGACCAGCACCGCTTCGCCCGCCGCCTCCGACCAATTGTCGGTGCGGCCGTTTTTCGAGAACAAGGCGCGTGCCTTCTGGATACTCCAGGCAGTCGGCTGGTCCGGCTATCTGGTCCAGCGTTCGGTGGTCGGCGTCTCCAACGGCTTTTCGCTGGAGAAGATCATCCCGGTGATCATCGAGGCGATCCTGGGCTATTGCATCACGCTGCTGCTCTCGACCCTCTATGGCTATTACCGGCGGCTGCCGCGCATCGCGGGGGTGTTCCTGACGCTGGCGACGCTGGCGGCCGCGACGTTCCTTTATGCCGCGCTCAACGCCTTTTCCTTTTCGTTCATCACCACGACCCAGCCGGGGGTCACCGTCTCGCTGCTGATCGGCAATCTGTTCATCACCTTCGAGGTGCTGGCGGGCTGGTCGGCGCTCTATTTCGCGATCAACTATTATCTGATCGTCGAGCACCAGATCGACGAGATGCGCGCGCTGGAGCATCAGGCGTCGTCGGCGCAGCTGGCGATGCTGCGCTACCAGTTGAACCCGCATTTCCTGTTCAACACGCTCAATTCCATCTCGACGCTGGTGCTGCTCAAGCAGACCGAGCGGGCGAATGCGATGTTAAGCCGGCTGTCAGCCTTCCTCCGCTACACGCTGGCCAATGAGCCCACGGCGCATGTGACCGTGGCGCAAGAGGTTGAAACGCTGAAACTCTATCTGGAAATTGAGAAGATGCGCTTTGAGGATCGCCTGCGCCCGAGCTTCGAGATCGATCCGCGGGCCGAACGCGCCCGGCTGCCCTCGCTGCTGCTCCAGCCGCTGGTCGAGAACGCTATCAAATATGCCGTCACCCCGCAGGAGGAAGGCGCCGATATCCGCGTCGATGTGCGACTGGTCGGGCAACGGGTGCGGATCGCCGTATCCGATACCGGTCCCGGCTTGCACGAGGTGCGTCATTCCTCAAGCGTTTCGACCGGCGTTGGGCTGTCCAATATCCGCGAACGGCTGGCCCAGGCTTATGGCCCGGATCACCGCTTCGAATCCCGCTCCGCGCCGGCTGGCGGATTCTCGGTCGAGATCGAGATCCCCTTCCAGCTTGAGAATGTGAACAGAGAGGCCGCATGA
- a CDS encoding outer membrane protein assembly factor BamD, with protein sequence MRNPRSRALSLALIAALALPIAGCARNRTRTDLPYVARDVGTLYTAAKNRLDQGRYKEAALLFDEVERQHPYSIWARRAQLMSAFSYYLGRDYTQSIQSAQRFISVHPGNRDAPYAYYLIALGYYEQIQDVTRDQKITRQALDALGELMRRYPNSRYAADARLKVDLVNDHLAGKEMEIGRFYEDRHQWLAASMRFRTVVDKYQTTSHTPEALLRLTETYLALGVRPEAERAAAVLGANYPGSDWYNRAYKLMREYPVETIPPIQPGQPVVPQGTPGSVNVTLPGSAGNATPSAAAPGRPTPTGNNSSPTG encoded by the coding sequence ATGCGTAACCCCCGTTCCCGTGCGCTGTCGCTGGCGCTCATCGCCGCACTGGCCCTTCCGATCGCGGGTTGCGCCCGCAACCGTACCCGCACCGACCTGCCTTATGTCGCGCGCGACGTCGGCACGCTCTATACCGCCGCCAAGAACCGGCTGGATCAGGGCCGCTACAAGGAGGCCGCGCTGCTGTTCGACGAGGTGGAGCGTCAGCACCCCTATTCGATCTGGGCCCGCCGCGCGCAGCTGATGAGCGCGTTCAGCTATTATCTGGGCCGCGACTATACCCAGTCGATCCAGTCGGCGCAGCGTTTCATCTCGGTCCATCCCGGCAATCGCGACGCGCCCTATGCCTATTATCTGATCGCGCTCGGCTATTACGAGCAGATCCAGGACGTCACCCGCGACCAGAAGATCACCCGCCAGGCGCTCGATGCGCTGGGTGAGCTGATGCGCCGCTATCCCAATTCACGCTACGCGGCCGATGCCCGGCTGAAGGTCGATCTGGTCAACGATCACCTGGCGGGCAAGGAAATGGAGATCGGCCGCTTCTACGAGGACCGGCACCAGTGGCTGGCCGCGTCGATGCGCTTCCGCACCGTGGTCGACAAGTACCAGACGACCAGCCACACGCCCGAGGCGCTGCTGCGGCTGACCGAGACCTATCTGGCGCTGGGCGTGCGTCCCGAGGCGGAGCGCGCCGCCGCCGTGCTGGGCGCCAATTATCCGGGCAGCGACTGGTATAACCGCGCCTACAAGCTGATGCGCGAATATCCGGTCGAGACGATCCCGCCGATCCAGCCGGGCCAGCCCGTGGTGCCGCAGGGCACGCCGGGTTCGGTCAACGTCACCCTGCCGGGCAGCGCGGGCAACGCCACCCCCAGCGCCGCCGCACCGGGCCGCCCGACCCCGACGGGCAACAACAGCTCGCCGACCGGCTAA
- the queC gene encoding 7-cyano-7-deazaguanine synthase QueC, which produces MTSSAPMAVVLVSGGLDSMISAASAKVAGYRILALSVDYNQRHKVELAAAARVAEALGAERHIVLPLDLSAFGGSALTADIDVPKDGVQPGIPITYVPARNTIFLSLALGWAEAAGARDLFIGVNALDYSGYPDCRPEFIAAFEGLAEIATKAGVEGQPFKIHAPLQHMTKADIVREGTRLGVDMGISWSCYDPTPEGLHCGECDSCRLRSRGFEEAGIPDPTAYAVKPQG; this is translated from the coding sequence ATGACATCTTCTGCTCCCATGGCGGTCGTGCTCGTTTCGGGCGGGCTGGACTCGATGATTTCCGCCGCCTCGGCCAAGGTCGCAGGCTATCGCATCCTCGCATTGTCGGTGGATTACAACCAGCGGCACAAGGTCGAACTGGCCGCCGCCGCGCGCGTCGCCGAGGCGCTGGGGGCCGAGCGGCATATCGTCCTGCCGCTCGACCTGTCGGCGTTCGGCGGGTCGGCACTGACCGCCGATATCGACGTGCCCAAGGACGGGGTGCAGCCGGGCATTCCCATCACCTATGTCCCCGCGCGCAACACCATCTTCCTCAGCCTGGCGCTGGGCTGGGCCGAGGCGGCGGGCGCGCGCGACCTGTTCATCGGGGTCAATGCGCTCGACTATTCGGGCTATCCCGATTGCCGCCCCGAATTCATCGCCGCCTTCGAGGGGCTGGCCGAGATCGCCACCAAGGCGGGCGTCGAGGGCCAGCCGTTCAAGATCCACGCGCCGCTCCAGCACATGACCAAGGCGGACATCGTGCGCGAAGGTACGCGGCTGGGCGTCGACATGGGGATCAGCTGGTCCTGCTACGACCCGACGCCCGAGGGGCTGCATTGCGGCGAGTGCGACAGCTGCCGCCTGCGTTCGCGCGGGTTCGAGGAAGCGGGTATTCCCGACCCCACCGCCTATGCGGTCAAGCCGCAGGGCTGA
- a CDS encoding TonB-dependent receptor: MRNSLFLGAAIVALAIPAAAAAQETTSSIRGNVTANGAPVAGATVTIVNVPSGTTTSTVSGADGSFSSTGLRVGGPFTVTVTAPGYQETRVTDIFTVTSLPYELPVELAADGQGGGEIVVTASSIAGAGTKSLGPVTVLTAADIAKVASVNRDIRDLMRRDPFARLDYASGSGRAVSFAGQNARFNRFSVDGVPITDNFGLNPDGLPTRRSPVPLDAIGQFQTKVAPYDVREGNFQGGAINAILKSGTNQFHGTGFYSYSSNKLTGNETKAGPGVPTGRVTLPPFKIQNFGAELSGPIIKDKLFFMVAGERIRAGTPIVEGTVENNAGTVIPNVGDAGGLLTDATVNQITSIAKSRYNYNAGGILNNSQDSDDRLTARLDANLSDTQRASLTYLYTKDSIRLNQNASVTAPSLGLESNGYISSNRLHTGVFQLNSDWSDEFSTEVRAFYKDYKRGQDPVLGRGFAQFQVCAAPTSDRSNPGSAGANASTTCAPGYASVYLGPDVSRQSNALTSRTYGGLIQGPGSPEPRKP; encoded by the coding sequence ATGCGTAATTCGCTTTTCCTGGGCGCGGCCATCGTCGCGCTCGCCATTCCTGCGGCGGCCGCCGCGCAGGAAACCACCTCCTCGATCCGCGGCAACGTCACCGCGAACGGCGCGCCCGTGGCCGGTGCGACCGTCACGATCGTGAACGTCCCTTCGGGTACGACCACATCGACGGTGTCCGGCGCAGACGGCTCGTTCTCGTCGACCGGCCTGCGCGTGGGTGGTCCGTTCACCGTCACGGTGACCGCGCCCGGCTATCAGGAAACGCGCGTTACCGACATCTTCACGGTGACCAGCCTGCCCTATGAGCTGCCGGTCGAACTGGCCGCCGATGGCCAGGGCGGCGGTGAGATCGTCGTGACCGCATCGTCGATCGCGGGTGCGGGCACCAAGAGCCTGGGTCCGGTCACCGTCCTGACCGCCGCCGACATCGCCAAGGTCGCCAGCGTCAATCGCGACATCCGCGACCTGATGCGTCGCGATCCCTTCGCCCGTCTCGACTATGCCTCGGGCTCGGGCCGCGCCGTGTCCTTTGCTGGACAGAATGCGCGCTTCAACCGTTTCTCGGTCGACGGCGTGCCGATCACCGACAATTTCGGTCTGAACCCCGATGGTCTGCCGACCCGCCGCAGCCCGGTGCCGCTGGACGCCATCGGCCAGTTCCAGACCAAGGTCGCGCCCTATGATGTGCGCGAAGGCAATTTCCAGGGCGGCGCGATCAACGCGATCCTGAAGTCGGGCACCAATCAGTTCCATGGGACCGGCTTCTATTCCTATTCGTCGAACAAGCTGACCGGCAACGAAACCAAGGCGGGTCCGGGCGTGCCGACCGGCCGCGTGACCCTGCCCCCGTTCAAGATCCAGAATTTCGGCGCCGAGCTTTCGGGCCCGATCATCAAGGACAAGCTGTTCTTCATGGTCGCGGGCGAGCGCATCCGCGCAGGCACCCCGATCGTCGAAGGCACCGTCGAGAACAACGCCGGTACGGTCATCCCCAATGTCGGCGACGCCGGTGGCCTGCTGACCGACGCGACCGTCAACCAGATCACGTCGATCGCCAAGTCCCGTTACAATTACAATGCGGGCGGCATCCTGAACAACTCGCAGGACAGCGACGACCGCCTGACCGCGCGCCTCGACGCCAACCTGTCCGACACGCAGCGCGCGTCGTTGACCTATCTGTACACCAAGGACTCGATCCGGCTTAACCAGAACGCGTCGGTCACTGCGCCCAGCCTGGGCCTGGAATCGAACGGCTATATTAGCAGCAACCGCCTCCACACCGGCGTGTTCCAGCTGAACAGCGACTGGTCGGACGAATTCTCGACCGAAGTCCGCGCTTTCTACAAGGATTACAAGCGCGGCCAGGATCCGGTCCTGGGTCGCGGCTTCGCACAATTCCAGGTTTGCGCGGCGCCGACGTCGGACCGCTCCAACCCCGGTTCGGCCGGTGCCAATGCATCGACCACCTGCGCGCCGGGTTATGCCTCGGTCTATCTGGGCCCGGACGTTTCGCGTCAGTCGAATGCCCTGACCAGCCGCACCTATGGCGGCTTGATCCAGGGTCCAGGGTCGCCTGAACCGCGAAAACCATGA